The genomic stretch GACTTTTGTGCAAACAACAATATAAAACCCGAAGAGTGTATCGCTGTTGGTGACGGTTCAACAGATATTCCGATTTTTAAATATTGCGGACAATCTATTGCTATAAACAGTTCTCCAGAAGTCAAAAGGTGTGCAAAGTATGTAGTTGATACAAATGACTTAACAGACATTCTCAAATACATAATATGAGCATAATTCAAAGTGTGAAAGAAAGCCCTTCTTTAAAGCAAATGATGCTGAAATCTTGAACGCAAGGAAAGCGGCATGTAAGAATGCATTAATCAAAGCTAAAGATTTAGTTCTAGGTCGGTTAATAATGAAATGGCTGATGAAGTACAACTTAAAGGCAATGAAAGAATTATATGTTTAAGATATAGAATTAAATTTGCTTTGGTTGCAAAAGGCTGATTTAAAGTAGCATAATTATTTTGTAAAAAGGGGTCGTTTAAACAAATGGCAGAGATAGATGAGTTAATTAAATTACTGATTGAAAAAATGAAACAACCTATAACTAATATAAATGATGTTTCAAGAGATAAATCTGTCTTTCAAAAGCAGGAAATTATGAACTTGGTAGGATATTGTAATAAGAACAGAGAAATTATTGATGTTGTACTTAATCAAATTTCTTCCGAGTTAAATAATATGCCGACATTTAACTGTTGTTTATGCTCATTTATATGTGGAACTCTGGTTGAATGGGGTGGCAGACCATCCATTGCTTTTGAAAAAGTAATGAAAATCCTCAGTGCATGTATTCATAATGCATATTCCTACTACATGCTATTAAACGAAAAACCGCCAGAAGATATTGCAAAATATAATTTTGATATATATCAAGGCTGGATGGGAATTGATTTTGTAATTCTTCCATCTATGACAATGCTTTGTAGGGATAGTAGTTTAAGGCATCTTTTAAGGAAAAAAGAAGGGGAGATGGAGATTAAGGTACAAGCGGAGGTACTAATGGACAGAGTTCCTAATCTTTATTATATTTCCCGCATGTTTACATTATCTGATGATGTCAATATAATTTTGATTCATCCCCGTCTGAAAGTTGGTTTTGAAGTTTATTTATCAGGGGTGCAAAATAATTTCCATTTTTTTACTCTCTTGCAGAATGAATTTAATGAAAAAAACTTATGGGGTCGCTTGGATATAAGTAATTACAATAATCATTCTCATGCAATAAGAATTGCAAAAAATCAACAAGTAATGGTTGCAAATGAATCAATTACAGATGAAGCCGTGTTTGACTTATTTATTTGGACGGCTATAAATGATAGAGGTATGATACCGAGTGAATTTCCACTGAATTCCTGGGTCCCAGGCGAATTACTCCCAAGGGACATTCCAGAGATAGGGGGAACAAAAGTGGTTTTCTTTGAAACCAAAAGAATGGCAGGGAGAGAATGGGATGTGAACTTTTTTCAGTCATTTCATGAGGCCTTATTACCTGAAGTGAGTAGTGAGTATAGTAAGAGAACTTTCGTCAGAGGAAATTGAAAATTGGATTAAAAAAGTAATTCAATCATCTTTAGGTAATAAGACATCAACAGATTTGCTAAAAGAAAAGGATAAGCCTAAAGGCTTTTTTAGTAGACTATTTGGTAAGAGATGATGCATGATATATATTGCATTGAGTATTGAGGACTAATTTATCAGGTGCAAATTATGGAAAAATTAATGGAAGTACTTAAGGCACACAATATTAATAAACATGGAGTTGTACTTTTGGGCCAAAACGAGGATTTAGATATATTAAGTAAAGATAAACTAAAACAGTATATCGGAGATAGTATTACGCTACGTTTAACAAATGGTGATGAATATATATTGGAAGTTGCTGGTATTGATAGGATATACCCATGTTTTAGTCCTGAAAGTCCTCTAATAATTGGTATATGCGTAGGAAATGCAATTGATTCAGTTAGTGTTGAAAAAGGGGCAGTTGTTTATATTCCGAAAAACAATCCTTTTGAATACTTACAATTTTTAGGTGAGGATTCTGCAATGGATGAATTAACAAAATATATATTTGACAATTATAATTACTTTTTGACTATTCAAGAAAATATGGCTTGAAGGTATTTTAAATATATAGATGAGGGACATAAGGATATAGCTGAAAGCTTTAGAAAAGATTATGAACTTAAACAAGATATTAATATGTTAATTAATGCTGGAGAGGAAGAGTTTTATGCAATGGTTAAAAACCGCATATTAAGAGAACACTCGAAGGAGATTTACTTAAATTATTGCCCGAAATGTGGAAGTTTAGCAAGAACACCAAGAGCGAGGCAATGTTTAAAATGTAAGTATGATTGGCACTAGAATAAAGAACTTATTGAGATATATGAGGTGAAACAAAAATGGCTGATGTCAATGGAATTGAAGGTGAAAGAGCCTTTTTGATTGAGGGAGTGAAAATAGGATTCATTTTAGTAACGACAAGTTAAGATATGAAGGCAGGTTTGATTTATATGGAAAACCATCGGGTTTGTGTAAAGTCTATGATAGATGTGGTTCTTTAAAGTATGAAGGAATTTATAATGAATCATTTTTATAAATGCAATAAAGCATGAGTTTTAAAGAGGTTAATAAAATGATGAATGATGAATTGAAATCATTAGCAAAAGAATATGTTGATAAAGTTGAGCATGTTTGTCTACTTTTGCTTGAAGGTCTTAATTTAAAAACAAAATCTGATTTGTGGAAATATAGAAGGGCACATTATATACCTGAGATAAACTTAAATGATAATAAGTATGAATTTCATGGAAGAGGATGTAGATTTTCAAGTAAAGATATGATTATTGATTGGGATTTTGGTTGCAGTTTTGGAAGTAGATGGTGTGGGATAAATCCAGGGTTATTTTCTTATTATATAAAGGAAAATCATAAAGATTTGTTTGAATTGTATAGTTGGAGTAAAATTCAAAACGGATTTGAACAAGCAGTGATATCAGGTGAGATGGTGAAAAAGGCTGACCTTTATTTTTTTAAAATACCTATCACAGAAACTTTTGCATCGGATTTCCATAAAGAGTTTGATACATTAATTATTGACGATTACAACTCACAATGGATAATAAAAAGAAATAAGATGGTAGATAGGTTCATTCGTAAAAGCAGAAGAATATTAAATCTCAATGGAGAAGGCACAGATGTTTATATTCTATCGTTTTTTCTAAATGACAGGAAGGTTTTTTCTATTCCTTATGGGGATGTTGGGTATCCCATTAAAGCAGTAACAATTATGGAAGCATTAATGCGAGAAAATAAAGAAGTATCGAAAAATGTAAAAAGGAGTAATTCATGTTAGGTGCAATTGTAGGGGATGTTATCGGTTCAACGTTTGAATGGCATAATGTGAAATCAGTTGATTTTCAATTGTTCAGCAGTCAGTCCAGGTTTACTGATGACACAGTTATGACTATAGCTATAGCTGATGCCATCTTAAACAAAGAACGGCATAAGAACTTTATAATTGATTCAATACAGTCAAAGAAAACATATGCTTATAAGCTCAGAGAGTACGGTAAAAAGTATCCTGATGCTGGGTATGGACAAATGTTTAATGAGTGGCTCTCAAGCCAGGAATTGAAGCCGTATAAAAGTTATGGTAATGGCTCTGCAATGCGGGTTAGTCCTATTGGTTTTGTCTTTGATTCATTAGAAGATGTCCTTAAAGAGGCTAAGAGAAGTGCAGTTGTAACGCATAATCACAGAGAAGGAATAAAGGGTGCTCAAGCTGTTGCCAGTGCAGTTTTCTTAGCCAGAACAGGCAGTGATAAAAAGCAAATAAAAGACTTTATTGAAAAGAAATTTAGATATAACCTTAGCCAGCGATTGGATGATATAAGACCAAATTATAGGTTTGATTCATCATGCCAAGGGTCGGTGCCACAAGCAATTATCGCTTTCCTTGAGTCAGAAAGTTTTGAAGACTCTATAAGAAAAGCTATTTCATTAGGTGGAGACAGTGATACAATAGCATGTATTGCAGGAGGCATTGCTCAAGCTTTCTATAAAGAAATGCCTGGCTTTATTGTAGATAGAGTAAGGCTTATTCTTGATTCAGGATTAAAAAGGATTTTGGATAAGTTTGATGAGCGTTTTAATGTTTCCTTGAGGTTGACTTAATAGCATAGTGGCAAGTGAATAGGGTGCTAAATCCAATACTTAAAAGTAAATAATGTTTATAAGTGTTTATAAGCTAACCCTATTGAGCTTATGGCTTAATGAATAATTAATAGAGGTTTTCATGCAGGAAGAGGAATGCGAAAGATGTGGTAACAAAAACAATAGAATGGCGATTATTACATATGGGGGCGTTGAGCAGGAGACTATATGCACTGGCTGCTTTAATGAGGAGATGGCAGAACGCTATGAAATTCCATGCAGAGATGGATGATGACTAGAATAAGGCAGTTCAGAAGCTCTATAATAAGATTCAGAAAGGATTATCTAGTAAATATATTGATGTAAAGACCTACGATGGACAGAAGGTTTACTCGATAGTTAAAGATGAAATCGTAGGAAGAATTGAATGGCATTCTAAAGGTGATGAAACAGTGTTAATTATAGATGGAAAGCAGTATACAATACATGAGTTCGCTGAAATCTTAGGCTCTCGTGAGGGATTTAATTTTAAAATGCAAATATTTGACCCGACAGATGATATTGATTAATGTATGCTATATTAAAGTGCAATGTAATCTTATAAGGTTCGGATAATAGGAAAGTTGGAAAGTAACAAAATGCAGAAGTTCTGAGGTGTTTATTATATGAAAATAATGTGGTGCTGGCGGTGTAAACAGACAGTCGGAATGCTGAATGAAGATGAATATAACAGGATTCATAGGATATACGGAGAATGTATGGAAAAAGCAAAACTATATCGAAAAAATACTGGAAGTTCGCTTGAAAAGACACCCTTAGATGACTTCTTCAAACCTGTTATTGAAGAATATGAGAAAATAACTGGATTTAAGGGCTTTCATCATAATGCAGTAATGCATCATAGGATTTCAATATATGGTCAGCCATGTAAATGTTGTGGAAAGCCGCTAAGGACACCAAGAGCGAAGATGTGTGCCGCATGTGGGGCTAAAGTAATAGAGGAAATGAATTAAGGGTAGGTGAAAAATATTAAGATACTATTTATATGTAGTAAGAATAAATGGAGAAGTCGTACAGCCGAGAAAGTATTTCATGGTTTTAATGGCTATGATGTGAGGTCGGCTGGAACAGAAGAAGGAGCTCGAGTAAAAGTTACAATTGGTCATATTGGATGGGCGGATATAATTTTCGTGATGGAAAAGAAACATGTCAGAAGACTGCGAGAAAAGTTTAATGAGAGTATAGACGGAAAGAAAGTGACTAACCTCGATATTCCTGATGATTATATTTATATGGACGAACAATTGATTGAAATTTTAAAATCTAGGGTTTCACAATATATAGACGTACCTGATTAATGGTCATGAGAACTTAAAAATAAACATTGTTACGTTAAAGGGTGAAAAATGACAAGTAGAGAGCACTTTGAGATAGCTGAAAAGCACTATTATGAATATGAAGAGACCCAAAATGAAGAACTTTTAGAGAAAGCACTTAAAAACTATAGTGAAGCAATTAAGTTGCAACCAGGTTTTGCAGACGCCTATTATAAAAGAGCCTTGGTAAATGGTATATATATGAACAATTTGACAATCAATATAAAGATTTGAATATGGCTATACAAAAACTCTTAATAATCAATATAGAAGCTCACAGACCATATACACTGTTTTTACCACCAATAAAATACCAAAAATTACTATTAAAAAGACTGTTTTTAGCTGAAATTTTGCTATAAAATAGAGTCCTAAAACACTTAAAATTTTTGCCAAATTGTAAGCGATTTTTTGCCATGTTTTGTGCTCCGCTACACCATACGTTGGATTTGCTCAAACAAAAGATTTATTTGACAAGAAGATAAGTTATTCCATTATAGGAGATATTACTGATGATGAATCCGAAGTTTATTGTAAGTAT from Pseudobacteroides sp. encodes the following:
- a CDS encoding DUF6896 domain-containing protein translates to MMNDELKSLAKEYVDKVEHVCLLLLEGLNLKTKSDLWKYRRAHYIPEINLNDNKYEFHGRGCRFSSKDMIIDWDFGCSFGSRWCGINPGLFSYYIKENHKDLFELYSWSKIQNGFEQAVISGEMVKKADLYFFKIPITETFASDFHKEFDTLIIDDYNSQWIIKRNKMVDRFIRKSRRILNLNGEGTDVYILSFFLNDRKVFSIPYGDVGYPIKAVTIMEALMRENKEVSKNVKRSNSC
- a CDS encoding ADP-ribosylglycohydrolase family protein; translation: MLGAIVGDVIGSTFEWHNVKSVDFQLFSSQSRFTDDTVMTIAIADAILNKERHKNFIIDSIQSKKTYAYKLREYGKKYPDAGYGQMFNEWLSSQELKPYKSYGNGSAMRVSPIGFVFDSLEDVLKEAKRSAVVTHNHREGIKGAQAVASAVFLARTGSDKKQIKDFIEKKFRYNLSQRLDDIRPNYRFDSSCQGSVPQAIIAFLESESFEDSIRKAISLGGDSDTIACIAGGIAQAFYKEMPGFIVDRVRLILDSGLKRILDKFDERFNVSLRLT
- a CDS encoding DUF7685 domain-containing protein, with amino-acid sequence MQEEECERCGNKNNRMAIITYGGVEQETICTGCFNEEMAERYEIPCRDG
- a CDS encoding DUF7713 domain-containing protein, whose product is MDVKTYDGQKVYSIVKDEIVGRIEWHSKGDETVLIIDGKQYTIHEFAEILGSREGFNFKMQIFDPTDDID
- a CDS encoding tetratricopeptide repeat protein, with the translated sequence MTSREHFEIAEKHYYEYEETQNEELLEKALKNYSEAIKLQPGFADAYYKRALVNGIYMNNLTINIKI